One region of Nitrospira sp. genomic DNA includes:
- a CDS encoding NmrA family NAD(P)-binding protein, which yields MFVVIGATGNTGSAVVDTLLSKKQPVRVVVRSADKGAAWKAKGAEVAVASLDDGSALIKAFEGAKGVYLLVPPNYGAEAWLADQRARMDRAAEAVKKSGVQHVVFLSSVGGHIAGGTGPIRAASYGEQALGRTAKRLTILRPSYFMENWAPVIGAAKAEGVLPTFIAPQAKIPMTSTKDIGRIGAEHLMAGGSAKQIVEMAGPEDYSPNHVAAALGQLLGKPVTAQHAPLSAVVPTFKSFGFSDEAAKLFEEMYTSFSTGAIGYETPDKLVRGTVTLSEALRGMV from the coding sequence ATGTTTGTAGTCATCGGGGCGACAGGGAATACGGGATCTGCGGTTGTGGACACCTTGCTGAGTAAGAAACAGCCGGTGCGCGTCGTTGTCCGCTCGGCTGACAAAGGAGCCGCGTGGAAGGCGAAAGGCGCGGAAGTCGCGGTCGCGTCGTTGGATGATGGCTCCGCTTTGATCAAGGCCTTCGAAGGAGCGAAAGGCGTCTATTTGTTGGTGCCACCGAATTATGGTGCCGAGGCCTGGTTGGCGGATCAACGAGCGCGGATGGATCGTGCGGCAGAAGCTGTTAAGAAGAGCGGAGTGCAACATGTTGTCTTTCTGTCGTCGGTCGGCGGACATATTGCCGGAGGGACGGGCCCGATCCGAGCCGCGAGCTATGGCGAACAGGCGCTTGGCCGTACTGCCAAGCGGCTGACCATTCTTCGTCCCTCCTATTTCATGGAGAACTGGGCGCCGGTGATCGGCGCGGCGAAAGCAGAAGGAGTTCTCCCGACGTTCATTGCGCCTCAAGCAAAGATTCCCATGACTTCAACCAAGGATATCGGTCGGATCGGGGCGGAACATCTGATGGCTGGTGGATCGGCCAAACAGATCGTGGAAATGGCAGGTCCGGAAGACTATAGCCCCAATCATGTGGCCGCTGCGCTGGGTCAGCTGCTGGGCAAGCCGGTCACGGCGCAACATGCACCCCTGAGTGCTGTGGTGCCGACATTTAAGTCGTTTGGGTTTTCCGATGAGGCGGCGAAACTGTTCGAAGAGATGTATACCTCGTTCTCGACCGGAGCAATCGGGTATGAGACGCCTGATAAGCTGGTGCGCGGGACGGTCACTCTCTCAGAAGCATTACGGGGGATGGTGTAG
- a CDS encoding pirin family protein: MTASTLIPKEVLGVYRPGSAHMVGDGFPVRNLFPSNDLDQAVDPFLLLDYAGPQAFEPTDQPRGVGEHPHRGFETVTIMYQGSVVHRDSAGNAGVIGPGDVQWMTAASGVVHEELHEAVWAKKGGMFRAIQLWVNLPRFKKMSAPGYQTILNADIPNVPLDGGVGRLRVIAGAFQGHKGPARTVTPIELYDLALGAGGRAELPLPDGHNTSVFVLQGLVSVNGAGEAGEAELIVCKRNGSSVVIEARADSRLLILSGQPIGEPIARYGPFVMNTKLELVQAVEDYKAGKMGHLS, encoded by the coding sequence ATGACGGCCAGCACGCTGATTCCTAAAGAGGTGCTCGGAGTCTATCGACCGGGATCGGCCCATATGGTAGGAGACGGATTTCCTGTACGCAATCTGTTTCCCAGCAACGATCTGGACCAGGCCGTCGATCCGTTTCTCTTACTCGACTATGCAGGGCCACAGGCTTTTGAGCCGACCGACCAGCCACGCGGTGTCGGTGAACATCCTCATCGGGGATTTGAAACGGTCACGATCATGTACCAGGGATCTGTGGTCCATCGAGATTCTGCCGGCAATGCCGGGGTGATCGGCCCCGGCGATGTCCAATGGATGACGGCAGCCTCCGGGGTCGTGCACGAAGAGCTGCATGAAGCTGTTTGGGCGAAGAAAGGCGGGATGTTCCGGGCCATCCAACTTTGGGTGAACCTCCCGCGGTTCAAGAAAATGTCGGCACCAGGCTATCAAACGATTCTGAACGCTGATATTCCGAATGTCCCGCTTGATGGTGGAGTGGGTCGCCTCCGTGTCATTGCCGGCGCATTCCAGGGGCACAAGGGACCGGCCCGTACGGTTACACCGATTGAACTGTATGACTTGGCACTGGGAGCCGGCGGACGCGCGGAGTTGCCTCTGCCCGATGGGCACAATACCTCGGTCTTCGTGCTGCAAGGACTGGTGTCCGTAAATGGCGCTGGTGAAGCAGGAGAGGCGGAATTAATCGTGTGCAAACGGAACGGGTCATCGGTGGTCATCGAGGCTCGTGCAGACAGCCGGCTCTTGATCTTGAGCGGTCAACCGATCGGAGAGCCGATTGCACGCTACGGTCCGTTTGTCATGAACACCAAACTTGAACTCGTCCAGGCGGTCGAGGACTACAAGGCGGGCAAGATGGGGCATCTGTCGTGA
- a CDS encoding DsbA family oxidoreductase, translated as MSERTVNIDVYSDVICPWCYVGKRRLERALKQMGDKVNAEVTWRPFQLNPTMPQQGMNRTVYLETKFGNLQVFQDMEAHLLEAGRGEQISFAFGKIDRTPNTFLAHRLIWYAGTQGRQDEVVNQLFHGYFEEGLDIGSVSVLIEVSDRAGLNAERFLKGEEGTAEVKAEESVGRRLGISGVPYFVIENTYAISGAQPVDVFLGGIEKVRFGLSAAADS; from the coding sequence GTGAGTGAACGGACGGTGAACATCGATGTTTATTCGGATGTCATCTGCCCGTGGTGCTATGTGGGCAAGCGGCGATTGGAACGGGCGCTGAAGCAAATGGGAGACAAGGTGAACGCTGAAGTGACATGGCGACCCTTTCAGCTGAATCCGACGATGCCGCAACAAGGGATGAATCGCACAGTCTACTTGGAAACCAAGTTCGGCAATCTACAGGTCTTCCAAGACATGGAAGCACATCTCTTGGAAGCGGGAAGGGGCGAACAGATTTCCTTTGCGTTCGGGAAGATCGACAGGACTCCGAATACCTTTCTGGCCCATCGGTTGATTTGGTATGCCGGCACACAAGGTCGTCAAGATGAGGTGGTGAACCAGTTGTTTCACGGCTATTTCGAAGAAGGCCTGGATATCGGTTCTGTCTCTGTGCTCATTGAGGTATCCGATCGTGCGGGTTTGAACGCGGAACGGTTTCTCAAGGGTGAAGAGGGAACCGCAGAGGTCAAGGCCGAAGAATCGGTCGGTCGCCGGTTAGGGATAAGCGGAGTCCCGTATTTTGTCATTGAGAACACCTATGCCATCTCCGGCGCGCAGCCTGTCGATGTGTTCCTGGGAGGCATTGAGAAGGTTCGGTTCGGCCTTTCTGCCGCCGCCGATTCTTGA
- a CDS encoding VOC family protein, with product MAVQVYGCNHVAIEVTDAKKAARFYQDVFDLKMLRGGEGAVWCKLGEHQFLAIFEVETLQPDRTKHFGLMVRDAEQIKEIRRKLTKKYKLKLHPDFRCDFRDPWGNRVQVGDLSDESLVWLLPYREVQKAGVVLAYKRK from the coding sequence ATGGCAGTCCAAGTCTATGGATGTAACCATGTTGCGATCGAAGTCACGGATGCCAAGAAGGCCGCGAGGTTCTATCAAGACGTGTTCGATCTGAAGATGCTGCGCGGGGGTGAGGGAGCGGTCTGGTGCAAGCTCGGTGAGCATCAGTTCTTGGCGATTTTTGAAGTCGAGACATTGCAGCCGGATCGCACGAAACACTTTGGGCTGATGGTCCGCGATGCAGAGCAGATCAAAGAGATTCGGCGCAAGCTGACGAAGAAGTACAAGTTGAAGCTCCATCCTGATTTCCGCTGTGACTTTCGCGATCCGTGGGGCAATCGCGTTCAGGTGGGAGATTTGAGTGATGAATCATTGGTATGGCTTCTTCCTTATCGAGAAGTGCAAAAGGCCGGGGTTGTCCTCGCATATAAGAGGAAATGA
- a CDS encoding efflux RND transporter periplasmic adaptor subunit — protein sequence MADMVSRSVVKGACVVVGMLGLFGCTGEASAPPPRPTPEVQIVEVMSQTVPDEPEFIGQAEASSIVEIRSQVTGIIKQRFFSEGRDIKQGDRLYEIDPVPFKAAFASAKGRVAQAEARLVQAKQNLARVKPLLVEDAVSQKDVDDAIAEDLAARASLEAANGDLVKAKFDLNNTIIVAPVDGLIERTRFYQGRLVTAQTDLLTVIHQVDPMYVIVSAPESFLLKRRRDTISKRIQHPGIYSLTGTIIFVDGTSYAHEGVLDFADVGLRTETGSRQARVVFPNPDRLLMPGQFVTVRFHGVSKPQAILIPQRAVQQGPKGAVVYVVGQGEQVEVRDVKATDWQGNQWLIEEGLHAGERVMVDGFQRVLPGAQVKPITVSAATLTTPPSSVADGTDKPK from the coding sequence ATGGCTGACATGGTTTCGAGGAGCGTCGTCAAGGGTGCGTGTGTTGTCGTCGGAATGCTCGGGTTATTCGGTTGTACAGGAGAAGCGAGTGCCCCCCCGCCCCGCCCGACCCCGGAAGTTCAAATCGTCGAGGTCATGTCTCAGACTGTGCCGGATGAACCGGAGTTTATCGGGCAAGCCGAGGCGTCGAGCATCGTCGAGATCCGTTCGCAAGTCACCGGCATCATCAAACAACGGTTCTTCTCCGAGGGACGTGATATCAAGCAAGGCGATCGTCTCTACGAAATCGACCCTGTGCCCTTCAAGGCGGCCTTTGCGAGCGCCAAGGGGCGAGTGGCGCAAGCGGAGGCAAGGCTTGTTCAGGCCAAGCAGAATCTGGCGCGCGTCAAGCCGTTGCTCGTCGAGGATGCCGTCAGCCAGAAGGATGTCGATGATGCCATAGCGGAAGATCTTGCGGCCAGGGCATCGCTGGAGGCGGCGAATGGGGATTTGGTCAAAGCCAAGTTCGATTTGAATAATACCATCATCGTCGCTCCGGTCGACGGATTGATCGAGCGCACGCGTTTCTATCAGGGTCGGTTGGTGACCGCTCAGACGGATTTGCTGACGGTCATTCATCAAGTGGATCCCATGTATGTCATCGTGAGCGCGCCGGAGAGCTTTCTGCTCAAACGGAGACGGGACACGATTTCAAAGCGGATTCAGCACCCGGGTATCTACAGCTTGACGGGCACCATCATCTTTGTGGACGGCACGAGTTACGCTCATGAGGGTGTCTTGGATTTTGCGGATGTCGGATTACGGACCGAGACGGGTTCTCGGCAGGCGCGCGTGGTGTTTCCCAATCCGGATCGATTGCTCATGCCCGGGCAATTCGTGACCGTACGCTTTCACGGCGTGTCGAAGCCGCAGGCCATTCTCATTCCGCAGCGGGCGGTCCAGCAGGGGCCTAAGGGGGCCGTCGTCTACGTCGTCGGTCAAGGCGAGCAGGTGGAGGTTCGAGACGTGAAGGCCACGGACTGGCAGGGCAATCAGTGGCTCATTGAAGAAGGACTTCATGCGGGAGAGCGAGTGATGGTGGATGGATTTCAGCGAGTCCTCCCCGGCGCTCAGGTCAAACCCATCACCGTGTCTGCAGCGACACTCACCACACCTCCGTCATCGGTCGCCGACGGTACGGACAAGCCGAAATGA
- a CDS encoding multidrug efflux RND transporter permease subunit, with amino-acid sequence MNLSVFIDRPIFASVLSIVIVVVGLVAMQALPIAQFPEITPPVVQIEADYPGASAEVVAESVARPIELQLPGIDRLLYFDSTSTNDGHMTIKLTFEIGTNVDIAQVQTQNRQKLAEPQLPPEVVRQGVTVKKMSPDLLTVMVLNSEDPQQDALFLSNFAILRILDNIKRLPGVGDALVFGQQNYSMRLVLDPVRMAQLDLTPTDIVNVVREQNRDFPAGTVGREPMPIDTELTLPLITDGRMSDVREFEEMIVRAMPNGSMVRLRDVARVELGAQSYVLEGRYNRKPTALLLTFLSPGANALDTVKRIRGEMDRLSKVFPPGVTYDIPYDTTRFVDVSIKEVVKTLGEAMVLVILVVYLFLQSWRATLIPVMAVPVSLIGTFAGMAALGFSINTLTLFGLVLAIGIVVDDAIVVVENVERHMADGLLPNAAAKKAMGEVAGPVIAIVLVLCAVFVPVGFLGGITGQLYKQFAITIAVSVAISGFVALTLSPALCALVLNPSHGPRGGFFGLFNRVFDWAQMRYAQGVALTLRHMVISLALCGIVIGIAASLFKAIPVAFLPEEDQGYFITIVQLPDGASKRRTDVVLDRIEQYYHTLPAVYGTQALSGQNFVFNTRGTNTATLFAPLKHWDERKGPQDHAKALIGGAFREFAKIPGALVLAFNAPSIRGLGATGGFSVQLQDPTGGDFKQFGAVAQEFVEKARQNPAIGAISTSFRVSAPRVQAKINRERAKALGVPISEVFDTLQAYFGNLYINDFVKFGRVYRVQTEAEPQYRSRPADIGKIYVRAKNGNTPAMIPLDTVVATSYSSGPDPVTHFNGFNTALVLGSAAPGYSSGQALDALERAAQEVLTPQGFDLDWSGISYQERKAGSQSIVAFGFGLLMVFLVLAAQYESWTVPFAVLLAVPFGVFGALSAVWLSGMANDIYFQIGLVTLIGLAAKNAILIVEFANQRYMQGFSLKDAALEAARLRFRPILMTSLAFILGVVPLVLASGAGAASRHSIGTGVFGGMIAATILAVVFVPLFFVLIRRFGKAVPESVSRGQRENSHPNLGSASAPGGQ; translated from the coding sequence ATGAACCTCAGCGTTTTTATCGATCGTCCGATCTTTGCGTCGGTCCTCTCCATCGTCATCGTCGTCGTGGGGCTGGTGGCCATGCAGGCCTTACCCATCGCCCAATTTCCGGAGATCACTCCTCCGGTGGTGCAAATCGAGGCCGACTATCCCGGTGCGAGCGCGGAAGTGGTGGCGGAATCGGTGGCACGCCCCATCGAGCTGCAACTGCCGGGTATCGATCGTCTCTTGTATTTTGACTCCACGAGTACGAACGACGGTCACATGACCATCAAGCTTACGTTCGAAATCGGGACGAACGTCGACATTGCGCAGGTCCAAACCCAGAACCGGCAGAAACTCGCTGAACCACAGCTGCCGCCCGAAGTGGTTCGCCAGGGCGTCACCGTCAAGAAAATGTCGCCGGACTTGCTGACGGTCATGGTGCTGAACTCCGAGGATCCGCAGCAAGATGCGCTCTTTCTCTCAAATTTTGCGATCTTGCGCATTCTCGACAATATCAAGCGGTTGCCTGGTGTCGGGGATGCGCTTGTCTTCGGGCAGCAGAATTACAGCATGCGGCTCGTGCTCGACCCCGTGCGCATGGCGCAGCTGGATCTGACGCCGACCGATATCGTGAATGTCGTGCGCGAGCAGAATCGCGACTTCCCGGCCGGAACCGTCGGGCGGGAACCCATGCCGATCGACACGGAACTCACGCTTCCGCTCATCACCGACGGGCGGATGTCCGACGTGCGGGAGTTCGAGGAGATGATCGTCCGTGCCATGCCGAATGGGTCGATGGTCCGTCTGAGAGACGTCGCGCGCGTCGAGCTCGGAGCGCAATCGTACGTGCTCGAAGGCCGGTACAATCGGAAGCCGACCGCGCTCCTTCTGACCTTTCTGTCCCCCGGTGCGAATGCCCTCGATACGGTCAAGCGCATTCGCGGCGAAATGGATCGGTTGAGCAAAGTTTTTCCACCCGGCGTTACCTACGACATCCCGTACGACACCACCCGCTTCGTCGACGTCTCCATCAAGGAGGTCGTGAAGACCTTGGGAGAGGCCATGGTGTTGGTCATACTCGTGGTGTATCTCTTCCTCCAAAGTTGGCGTGCGACGTTGATTCCGGTCATGGCGGTTCCGGTGTCGTTGATCGGCACCTTTGCGGGGATGGCGGCCCTTGGATTCTCGATCAATACGCTGACTCTGTTTGGGTTGGTATTGGCGATCGGGATCGTGGTCGACGACGCCATCGTGGTGGTGGAGAACGTGGAACGCCATATGGCGGATGGGCTCTTGCCCAATGCCGCGGCAAAAAAGGCCATGGGGGAGGTCGCCGGTCCGGTGATCGCCATTGTCCTGGTACTCTGCGCGGTATTCGTGCCAGTCGGGTTTCTCGGTGGAATCACCGGCCAGTTGTACAAACAGTTTGCGATCACGATCGCGGTATCCGTCGCCATCTCAGGATTCGTCGCTCTGACGCTCAGTCCGGCTCTCTGTGCCCTGGTGCTGAACCCGAGCCATGGACCACGCGGAGGCTTCTTCGGGCTGTTCAACCGAGTATTCGATTGGGCCCAAATGCGATACGCGCAGGGTGTGGCGCTCACCTTGAGACACATGGTGATCTCGCTGGCGCTGTGCGGCATCGTCATCGGCATCGCCGCAAGCCTGTTTAAGGCCATCCCTGTCGCGTTTTTGCCGGAGGAAGACCAGGGATACTTCATCACGATCGTGCAGTTGCCGGATGGGGCCTCGAAGAGACGGACGGATGTGGTTCTCGATCGGATTGAGCAGTATTATCATACCCTGCCCGCGGTCTATGGAACGCAAGCCCTCTCGGGACAAAACTTTGTGTTCAATACGAGGGGCACCAACACGGCCACCCTCTTTGCGCCCCTCAAACATTGGGATGAGCGGAAGGGACCACAAGACCATGCAAAGGCCTTGATCGGCGGGGCGTTCCGAGAGTTTGCAAAAATTCCCGGCGCGCTGGTTTTGGCGTTCAATGCTCCCTCGATTCGCGGCCTCGGCGCGACCGGCGGATTTTCCGTGCAGCTTCAGGACCCGACCGGCGGGGATTTTAAACAGTTCGGCGCGGTCGCTCAGGAATTCGTCGAAAAGGCCAGGCAGAATCCTGCCATCGGGGCGATCAGTACCAGCTTTCGTGTCAGTGCTCCCAGGGTCCAGGCCAAGATCAATCGAGAGAGAGCCAAAGCTCTCGGTGTGCCGATTTCCGAAGTGTTCGATACGCTTCAAGCCTATTTCGGCAATCTGTACATCAACGATTTCGTCAAGTTCGGACGTGTCTATCGAGTACAAACCGAAGCGGAACCTCAGTATCGATCCCGCCCGGCCGATATCGGCAAGATCTATGTCCGAGCCAAGAATGGGAACACTCCGGCGATGATTCCGCTCGACACGGTGGTCGCCACGAGTTATTCCAGCGGGCCCGATCCCGTCACGCACTTCAATGGATTCAATACCGCCCTCGTCCTGGGATCAGCGGCACCCGGGTACAGTTCAGGTCAGGCACTCGATGCGCTGGAACGGGCGGCGCAAGAAGTTTTAACTCCTCAAGGATTCGATCTTGATTGGAGTGGTATTTCATACCAGGAACGCAAAGCAGGCAGTCAGTCGATCGTGGCCTTCGGGTTCGGTCTGCTCATGGTTTTTCTGGTGCTGGCCGCACAGTATGAGAGTTGGACGGTACCGTTTGCGGTGCTCCTTGCCGTGCCGTTCGGGGTGTTCGGTGCGTTGTCGGCGGTGTGGCTGTCGGGTATGGCGAACGATATCTATTTCCAGATCGGGTTGGTGACGCTTATCGGACTTGCAGCGAAGAACGCCATTCTCATCGTGGAATTCGCCAATCAGCGGTACATGCAGGGTTTTTCGTTGAAGGATGCGGCGCTGGAAGCGGCACGACTCCGATTCCGACCGATTTTGATGACGTCGCTCGCGTTCATCCTTGGCGTGGTGCCGCTGGTGCTCGCGAGCGGAGCCGGTGCAGCCAGTCGGCATTCGATCGGGACCGGTGTGTTCGGCGGCATGATTGCCGCGACCATTTTGGCGGTGGTGTTCGTGCCCTTGTTTTTTGTGCTGATCCGAAGGTTCGGCAAAGCCGTTCCTGAGTCGGTCTCAAGAGGACAACGTGAAAACAGCCATCCCAACCTCGGGTCGGCATCGGCGCCGGGAGGGCAGTGA
- a CDS encoding efflux transporter outer membrane subunit, with amino-acid sequence MRILAVIGLAGAFCSCAVGPDYSRPDVPRPDTFRMANEGADLPALANMSWWELYQDQELQKLIRIALEENKDLERVVATVDEYAARLFIARTDFIPQMTATTNLPFARLGGVRFPGFPSPFSYYLQGNLAWEIDVWGRIRRSNEAARGDLLAREENRRAIILQLVGGVAQAYFELRQFDLQLEIAERTLGAWDESVRISKARHRQGLIHGLDLQQFQAERESAAARIADLKRQIIQKENELSLILGRNPGQIPRGSSLTEQVMPPVVPAGLPSELLQRRPDIVQAEQQLAAATARIGAAKAERFPKFSLTGLLGLANPSLAKLFTTGGEFGAVGPTITGPILNAHSLGFQQRAAEAQARQANAQYKQAILVAFKEVEDALVGVAMAHEQAGAQERQVKALKTALRLANLRYKGGLANYLDVLIAQRNLFDAELALATTRSSHLTSVVQLYKALGGGWLPDQQGQEPTVAAVDKQKNN; translated from the coding sequence GTGCGTATTCTCGCAGTGATCGGTCTTGCCGGTGCGTTCTGTTCCTGCGCGGTCGGGCCCGACTATTCCCGCCCCGATGTTCCCCGCCCCGATACATTTCGCATGGCCAACGAAGGTGCTGATCTGCCGGCGCTCGCCAATATGTCGTGGTGGGAGCTCTACCAGGATCAGGAACTCCAAAAACTCATCCGCATTGCGCTGGAAGAAAATAAGGATCTTGAACGTGTTGTCGCAACCGTCGATGAATATGCGGCTCGCTTGTTTATCGCACGGACCGACTTTATCCCTCAGATGACGGCCACGACCAATCTGCCGTTCGCCAGGTTGGGTGGAGTGCGTTTCCCTGGCTTTCCCAGTCCATTCAGCTACTACTTGCAAGGGAACCTTGCCTGGGAAATCGATGTCTGGGGACGGATCCGTCGGTCAAACGAAGCAGCCCGCGGTGATCTATTGGCTCGGGAAGAAAACCGACGGGCGATCATTTTGCAGTTGGTCGGCGGAGTGGCGCAGGCGTATTTTGAACTTCGGCAATTCGATCTGCAGTTGGAGATTGCCGAGCGCACCTTGGGGGCATGGGATGAATCTGTCCGGATCAGCAAGGCTCGGCATAGACAAGGGTTGATTCATGGACTCGATCTCCAACAATTTCAAGCCGAGCGGGAAAGCGCGGCGGCGCGCATTGCCGACTTGAAACGACAAATCATCCAGAAAGAAAACGAGTTGAGTTTGATCCTGGGCAGAAATCCAGGACAAATTCCCAGAGGGTCTTCGTTGACCGAGCAGGTGATGCCGCCGGTCGTACCGGCTGGGCTTCCATCCGAGCTGCTCCAACGTCGTCCGGACATCGTCCAAGCCGAGCAACAGCTGGCCGCGGCGACAGCCAGGATCGGAGCCGCAAAGGCAGAACGCTTCCCTAAATTTTCACTCACCGGTCTCTTGGGCCTCGCCAACCCTAGTCTAGCCAAACTCTTCACGACCGGCGGAGAGTTCGGAGCCGTCGGTCCGACGATCACCGGCCCAATACTGAATGCCCATAGTCTCGGGTTTCAACAACGTGCCGCGGAGGCCCAAGCGAGGCAGGCCAACGCCCAGTACAAGCAGGCGATCCTCGTGGCATTCAAAGAAGTTGAGGATGCGCTGGTGGGCGTTGCCATGGCGCACGAGCAGGCCGGTGCACAGGAGAGGCAAGTCAAAGCGTTGAAGACTGCCTTGCGTCTCGCAAATCTCCGCTATAAGGGCGGTCTCGCGAATTATTTAGATGTGCTGATCGCCCAGCGCAATCTGTTCGATGCGGAATTGGCGCTGGCGACGACCCGGAGCTCACACCTGACTTCGGTGGTGCAACTCTACAAAGCACTTGGTGGGGGGTGGTTGCCCGACCAGCAAGGGCAGGAACCGACGGTCGCAGCGGTAGACAAACAGAAAAATAACTAA
- a CDS encoding SDR family oxidoreductase, with translation MKLKDKVMLITGGSGALGQTVVPTFTAEGARVFMTVRQTEVAPPEVSIIQANVTDETEVQQVVTEVLSKTGRIDGLINLVGAFASGPAADTSLSVWERMLSLNVTTAFVLSKAVAPHMRARGVGRILHVAAWAAVVPFPGAAAYIVAKSSLLTLVRVLAVELGGSGVTVNAVLPTTIDTPSNRTNMPHADRSTWASPESIAATLSFLASDGACQINGAAIPIGT, from the coding sequence ATGAAGTTGAAAGACAAAGTGATGCTGATCACCGGCGGATCAGGTGCGTTGGGTCAAACGGTGGTGCCGACGTTCACGGCTGAAGGCGCGCGGGTGTTTATGACGGTCCGTCAGACGGAAGTGGCCCCGCCCGAGGTGTCGATCATACAAGCAAACGTGACAGATGAAACGGAGGTACAGCAGGTAGTGACTGAAGTGCTCTCAAAAACCGGTCGTATCGACGGGCTGATCAATCTCGTCGGAGCCTTTGCTTCCGGTCCTGCCGCTGACACCTCCTTGTCGGTTTGGGAGAGAATGCTGAGCCTCAATGTCACCACGGCCTTTGTACTCTCCAAGGCAGTGGCCCCTCATATGCGGGCACGAGGAGTCGGTCGGATTCTCCACGTGGCGGCTTGGGCGGCGGTCGTCCCCTTTCCAGGTGCGGCGGCCTATATTGTGGCCAAGTCCAGTTTATTGACGCTGGTCAGGGTGTTGGCGGTGGAATTGGGCGGGAGCGGCGTCACGGTCAACGCGGTGCTTCCGACGACCATCGATACGCCGAGCAATCGAACTAATATGCCTCACGCGGACAGGTCCACTTGGGCGAGCCCGGAATCCATCGCCGCCACGTTGAGCTTTCTGGCATCGGATGGTGCGTGTCAAATCAACGGCGCTGCTATTCCGATCGGGACGTAA
- a CDS encoding DUF5069 domain-containing protein — protein MSTDFEKLTLLAKDLRKTYPRSPRETLAGYVIAARCVDKCRASLLNMNGEYSYWPCSLASQWFSFTGITPEQLKDVVAAGADDETVARWITEQSKVKDPDEVLKWNNRLRDMRLSEMSLQAQQYLEAYIPKFVPNHRPVYVWFDVYDLEEKRF, from the coding sequence ATGAGCACGGATTTTGAGAAGCTCACACTGTTGGCGAAGGATCTCCGAAAGACGTACCCACGCAGCCCTCGAGAAACACTCGCCGGGTATGTCATCGCAGCGCGGTGCGTCGACAAATGTCGGGCATCGCTTCTGAACATGAACGGTGAGTACAGCTATTGGCCTTGTTCGTTGGCCAGCCAATGGTTTTCGTTTACCGGGATCACGCCCGAGCAACTTAAGGATGTTGTTGCCGCTGGCGCGGACGACGAGACCGTCGCCCGATGGATCACCGAACAGTCCAAGGTGAAGGATCCGGACGAGGTGCTGAAATGGAACAACCGGTTGCGTGACATGAGACTGAGCGAGATGAGCCTCCAGGCGCAGCAGTACCTGGAAGCGTATATCCCGAAGTTTGTGCCGAACCACCGTCCGGTCTACGTGTGGTTCGATGTGTATGATCTGGAAGAGAAGCGCTTTTAG